From the Butyrivibrio fibrisolvens genome, one window contains:
- a CDS encoding glycosyltransferase, whose translation MKSISKISFVIPCYRSEKTIGGVIDEIESVMKGLSKYSYEIICVNDGSPDNTGGVLEELSSHDEHIVFCELARNFGQDGALMAGFHLVSGDLIICLDDDGQNPADYIPDFINKIDEGYDLVFAKYRKRKFNWIKNAGSAFNRWCSIHLTGTPKDIYINSYFAARRYVIEEVRKTRNPAPYVLGQVSTVTRRMANIDVEHRKREVGHSNYSMSRMIKLWADNLFAFSIIPIQISRWIGVVLTFFGFIFLIYTIIMYFFDPTVPLGWSSLMSVMLIFGGIILLAIGIMGEYIGRIYMLGNKNPQFVVREVITKNKEITISREDDE comes from the coding sequence ATGAAGTCAATATCAAAAATATCATTTGTGATTCCATGTTATAGATCAGAAAAAACAATCGGCGGTGTCATTGATGAGATAGAGTCTGTTATGAAAGGACTCAGTAAATATTCATATGAGATAATATGTGTTAATGATGGCTCTCCTGATAACACAGGCGGAGTTCTTGAAGAACTTAGTAGCCATGATGAACATATTGTCTTTTGTGAGCTTGCCAGAAACTTTGGTCAGGATGGCGCTCTTATGGCAGGATTTCATCTTGTTTCAGGAGATCTTATAATATGTCTTGATGATGATGGACAGAACCCTGCGGATTATATTCCTGATTTTATCAACAAGATAGATGAAGGTTATGATCTTGTATTCGCCAAATACAGAAAACGTAAATTCAACTGGATCAAAAATGCCGGAAGTGCATTTAACCGCTGGTGTAGTATACATCTTACAGGCACACCCAAAGATATATATATCAATTCCTATTTTGCGGCAAGACGATATGTCATAGAGGAAGTCAGAAAGACAAGAAATCCTGCGCCTTATGTTTTAGGACAGGTTAGTACAGTGACTCGCCGCATGGCCAATATTGATGTTGAGCATAGAAAAAGAGAAGTTGGTCATAGTAATTATTCTATGAGCAGGATGATCAAACTGTGGGCGGATAATCTGTTTGCTTTTTCAATAATCCCGATTCAGATATCCAGATGGATAGGCGTAGTATTAACCTTCTTTGGATTTATATTTTTGATATACACAATTATAATGTATTTCTTTGATCCTACAGTTCCGCTTGGCTGGAGTAGCCTTATGTCTGTCATGCTCATATTTGGAGGCATAATACTTCTGGCTATAGGAATAATGGGAGAATATATTGGACGTATCTATATGCTTGGCAATAAAAATCCTCAGTTTGTAGTACGCGAAGTTATAACAAAGAATAAAGAAATCACTATATCTCGAGAAGATGATGAATAA
- a CDS encoding SDR family oxidoreductase produces MSYEQLVFPEGSTFLVTGGAGFIGCNITEALLKKGCKVRVLDNLSTGHIENINPFMDNPNFTFIQDDIRDLDACMRATDGVDFVCHEAAWGSVPRSIEMPLLYEDINIRGTLNMMEASRQNGVKRFAYACSSSVYGDSTKLPKREDQEGNPLSPYALTKQTNEKYGMLYKKLYGLNTYGLSYFNVFGRHQDPNGAYAAVIPKFIKQLLNGERPTINGDGRQSRDFTYIDNVIEGNLRACLAPEDAAGEMYNIGAGGREYLIDVYNDICDALGMKVEPIFGPARAGDIRDSNADISKAREKLGYDPSYDFAKGIKLAIEWYKENL; encoded by the coding sequence ATGAGTTACGAACAGCTAGTCTTCCCAGAGGGAAGTACATTTCTTGTTACCGGTGGTGCGGGCTTTATCGGATGCAATATCACAGAAGCTCTTCTTAAGAAGGGATGCAAGGTACGTGTACTTGATAACCTTTCGACAGGACATATAGAGAATATCAATCCATTTATGGATAACCCGAACTTTACATTCATCCAGGATGATATCAGAGACCTTGATGCATGTATGAGAGCTACAGATGGAGTAGACTTCGTATGTCACGAAGCTGCATGGGGATCAGTTCCTCGTTCTATCGAGATGCCGCTTCTCTATGAAGACATTAATATCAGAGGAACTCTTAACATGATGGAAGCATCCCGTCAGAACGGCGTTAAGAGATTTGCATATGCATGCTCATCTTCTGTATATGGCGATTCTACTAAGCTTCCCAAGAGAGAAGATCAGGAAGGCAATCCTCTTTCTCCATATGCTCTTACCAAGCAGACCAATGAGAAGTATGGAATGCTTTATAAGAAGCTTTACGGACTTAACACATACGGCCTTTCATATTTTAACGTATTTGGTCGTCACCAGGATCCTAACGGCGCTTATGCAGCTGTTATCCCTAAGTTCATCAAGCAGCTCCTTAATGGCGAGCGTCCTACCATCAACGGAGACGGTAGACAGAGCCGTGACTTTACATATATTGACAACGTAATCGAGGGTAACCTCAGAGCATGCCTTGCTCCGGAAGATGCAGCCGGCGAGATGTACAATATAGGCGCAGGTGGAAGAGAGTACCTTATTGACGTATACAATGACATCTGCGATGCTCTTGGAATGAAAGTAGAACCTATATTTGGGCCTGCACGTGCAGGTGATATCCGCGACTCCAATGCAGATATTTCCAAGGCTAGAGAGAAGCTTGGCTATGATCCTTCTTATGATTTTGCTAAGGGTATCAAGCTTGCTATCGAATGGTATAAAGAGAATCTATAA
- a CDS encoding DUF2334 domain-containing protein encodes MKIAIRLDDITPDMNWSNFERFKSLLDKYNIKALLGIVPENRDPKLMINLPKRDFWEYIKDLEKDGWTLAMHGYHHEYTTHDGGLLPLNRNSEFAGLPFDKQDRMIRSGKILLEKNGITTDIFMAPSHSYDMNTIKALKKNGFTGITDGFGNAPYMWEDMVFYPISFKKSQTLKSKEDGCVTFVVHTNTMTDRDFEAYEKLLATREIVSYSEMLKLKPVKATETDRFKEKLMATAKFHLRETLRLSSNIKRYIKKRD; translated from the coding sequence ATGAAGATCGCCATCAGGCTTGATGACATAACTCCGGACATGAACTGGAGCAATTTTGAACGCTTTAAAAGCCTTCTTGATAAATATAATATTAAAGCTCTTCTTGGCATAGTTCCGGAGAACCGAGACCCTAAGCTTATGATCAATCTTCCAAAGAGAGACTTCTGGGAGTATATCAAAGACTTAGAAAAAGATGGCTGGACACTTGCTATGCACGGCTACCATCATGAATATACAACTCATGATGGAGGCCTTCTTCCTCTTAACAGGAATTCTGAGTTTGCAGGACTTCCTTTTGACAAGCAGGACAGAATGATAAGAAGTGGCAAGATCCTTCTTGAAAAGAACGGGATCACCACTGATATCTTCATGGCACCGTCACATTCTTATGATATGAATACTATCAAAGCCCTTAAGAAGAACGGCTTTACAGGTATCACAGACGGATTTGGTAATGCTCCATATATGTGGGAGGATATGGTCTTCTATCCAATATCTTTCAAAAAGAGTCAGACACTTAAGTCCAAAGAAGACGGCTGCGTAACCTTCGTAGTTCACACCAACACCATGACAGATAGAGACTTTGAAGCATATGAGAAGCTCCTTGCAACCAGAGAGATAGTATCCTATTCAGAGATGCTTAAGCTAAAGCCGGTAAAGGCAACAGAAACAGACCGCTTCAAAGAAAAACTCATGGCAACTGCTAAGTTTCATTTAAGGGAAACTTTAAGATTAAGTAGTAATATAAAACGATATATAAAAAAGCGTGACTAA
- the asnB gene encoding asparagine synthase (glutamine-hydrolyzing), translating into MCGISGYISRNRITEEELRIMNDTMIHRGPNDSGVEIYPFKDGYNIGFAQRRLSILDLSPLGHQPMHSIDKRISVVFNGEIYNFLELKEELSDYPFKSTCDTEVIIASYLKWGENFVDHIHGMFAIALFDRETDNVYLVRDRIGKKPLYYWKDGDNLVFASELKPIMKCPGFKGVIKKSVIARYLYQQYINAPDSIFEDVYKLEPGAVLKFHLGDISIRKYWDVRKAYEKGTSDPVTNYNEAKSELKRLLKDSVAKRMIADVHLGAFLSGGYDSSLITAIAQDISDKPVKTFTIGFNEPRYNEAKFAKKVATHLGTEHTELYIDEKEMLGQVSSIAKYYDEPFADSSQIPSMLVSKLAREKVTVALSGDGGDEFFCGYNIYSKILQAQKLDKLGAIVHTIGQLPFGDRRLIDKMPMSVRAIARNRDKETKVQFASDYYILSAHAFVDGIESFDALMTFNEYNKIYMDEMLGSGDKTIQLPCKYPIESGYPQDNWQVRRMLLDMDTYLPGDILCKMDRASMKYSLENRCPIMDTSVMEYSYRIAHEFKYHNGDKKHILKDIAYDYIPKELLDRPKVGFGVPLDKWMRGPLLEQLKTYSSPEYLKKQGIFDADYVSKFINNYLTVGDGGPASGANYSKMSWSFLVFQQWYDQFIVKGM; encoded by the coding sequence ATGTGCGGAATAAGCGGATATATATCAAGAAACAGAATAACAGAAGAAGAACTTAGGATCATGAATGACACCATGATCCATAGAGGACCAAATGACAGCGGGGTTGAGATATACCCCTTTAAAGATGGCTATAATATAGGATTTGCCCAAAGACGTCTTTCGATTCTGGATCTCTCACCACTGGGACACCAGCCTATGCACTCTATAGATAAGCGCATAAGCGTAGTCTTTAATGGTGAGATTTATAATTTTCTGGAGTTAAAAGAAGAGCTGTCGGATTATCCTTTTAAGTCTACTTGTGATACTGAAGTTATCATCGCATCATACCTTAAGTGGGGCGAGAACTTCGTAGACCATATCCATGGTATGTTTGCAATAGCACTTTTTGATAGAGAGACTGACAATGTATATCTTGTTAGAGACAGAATTGGCAAAAAGCCTCTCTATTACTGGAAAGATGGCGATAACCTTGTTTTTGCATCTGAGCTGAAGCCTATTATGAAATGCCCGGGATTTAAAGGCGTTATCAAGAAAAGTGTCATAGCAAGATACCTCTATCAGCAGTATATTAATGCTCCTGATAGTATATTTGAAGATGTCTATAAGCTTGAACCTGGTGCAGTCCTTAAATTCCACCTTGGAGATATAAGCATACGTAAATACTGGGATGTAAGAAAAGCTTATGAAAAGGGGACTTCAGATCCTGTAACTAATTATAATGAAGCCAAGAGCGAGCTTAAGAGGCTTCTAAAAGACTCTGTAGCAAAGCGTATGATAGCAGATGTTCATCTTGGAGCATTCCTTTCAGGAGGATATGATTCAAGCCTTATAACAGCTATAGCTCAGGATATATCAGATAAGCCTGTTAAGACTTTTACCATAGGATTTAATGAGCCAAGATATAATGAAGCAAAGTTTGCTAAGAAAGTAGCAACCCATCTTGGTACAGAGCATACAGAACTTTATATTGATGAAAAAGAAATGCTAGGTCAAGTCTCCAGTATTGCCAAGTACTATGACGAACCATTTGCGGACAGTTCACAGATTCCTTCGATGCTTGTGTCTAAGCTGGCTAGAGAGAAAGTGACAGTAGCTTTGTCTGGAGATGGTGGCGATGAATTCTTCTGTGGATATAATATTTACTCTAAAATCTTACAGGCACAGAAACTGGACAAGCTTGGTGCAATCGTTCACACAATAGGTCAGTTACCTTTTGGTGATAGAAGACTTATTGATAAGATGCCAATGAGTGTACGTGCCATTGCAAGAAATAGGGATAAGGAAACCAAGGTTCAGTTCGCATCTGACTATTATATATTATCTGCCCATGCTTTTGTTGATGGCATTGAGAGCTTTGATGCACTTATGACTTTTAATGAGTACAATAAGATCTACATGGATGAGATGTTAGGAAGCGGCGATAAGACTATACAGCTTCCATGCAAATATCCTATAGAGAGCGGATATCCTCAGGATAACTGGCAGGTACGCCGTATGCTCCTTGATATGGATACATATCTTCCGGGAGATATCCTGTGCAAGATGGACAGAGCTTCAATGAAATATTCACTTGAAAACCGCTGTCCTATCATGGATACATCTGTTATGGAGTATTCATATCGTATAGCTCATGAGTTCAAGTATCATAATGGTGACAAGAAGCATATACTTAAAGATATAGCATATGATTATATCCCCAAAGAGCTCCTTGATAGGCCTAAAGTTGGCTTTGGCGTACCTCTTGATAAATGGATGAGAGGACCACTACTTGAGCAGCTAAAGACATACAGTAGTCCCGAGTATCTAAAGAAACAGGGAATATTTGACGCAGATTATGTTTCCAAGTTTATAAATAATTATCTGACAGTTGGAGATGGCGGACCTGCTTCAGGCGCCAACTATTCCAAGATGTCATGGAGCTTCTTGGTATTTCAGCAGTGGTACGACCAGTTTATTGTAAAAGGAATGTGA
- a CDS encoding glycosyltransferase, which yields MPKIAFHLNCLTHGGAERVVTNLAGRFADAGYEVVVATEWIDDNEYELNPKVRRVNIGLTTDDEKKGRIYKYIRRIRYLHEFMINEKPDVLIAFAKLALFRALMSCKGTNVPVVISVRNDPRTYYIGPRNAFLIKRYIGRAAGAVFQTEEARNFFPKALQNISKVILNPITPKYIKAPDTGYRDKLIVNAARVVGFKNQEMLIYAFADVYDRHPDYKLKIYGADSGDGTWQRLEEAIRETHLDDAVELMGQSDSLEEDLRCASVFAYPSNYEGMPNSLMEAMALGLPCVATDCPCGGPRELIQDGINGLLIPVRDKKALSDKICWMIEHPQDAQRMGQEARKISEKASLDAVYEQWRIYLDKVIKSGKRQ from the coding sequence ATGCCTAAAATAGCATTTCATTTAAACTGTCTGACACATGGCGGTGCAGAGAGAGTGGTAACCAATCTAGCAGGTCGCTTTGCAGATGCAGGCTACGAAGTAGTTGTAGCAACCGAATGGATAGATGATAACGAGTATGAACTAAATCCTAAAGTTAGGCGTGTTAATATAGGCCTCACTACGGATGATGAGAAGAAGGGACGAATATATAAGTATATAAGGCGTATTAGATATCTTCATGAGTTTATGATAAATGAAAAACCAGATGTACTTATAGCATTTGCTAAACTTGCGTTGTTTAGGGCTTTAATGTCTTGTAAAGGAACAAATGTACCAGTGGTTATTTCGGTTCGAAATGACCCGAGAACATATTATATTGGACCAAGAAATGCTTTTCTTATAAAGAGATATATAGGGAGGGCTGCCGGAGCGGTATTCCAGACAGAAGAAGCAAGAAACTTTTTTCCGAAAGCTTTGCAGAATATCTCTAAAGTTATTTTAAATCCTATAACCCCTAAATATATAAAGGCACCTGATACTGGTTACAGAGATAAGCTGATTGTCAATGCTGCTAGAGTAGTTGGATTTAAGAATCAGGAAATGCTCATATATGCTTTTGCAGATGTTTATGACAGGCATCCAGATTATAAGCTTAAAATATATGGAGCCGACTCCGGAGATGGTACTTGGCAGAGACTTGAAGAGGCAATAAGGGAGACTCACCTTGATGATGCAGTAGAGCTTATGGGCCAAAGTGACAGCCTTGAAGAAGATCTTAGATGTGCAAGTGTATTTGCATATCCGTCTAACTATGAAGGAATGCCCAATTCACTGATGGAAGCTATGGCACTTGGACTTCCTTGCGTAGCAACCGACTGTCCTTGTGGAGGCCCAAGAGAACTGATACAAGACGGTATCAATGGTCTGCTGATACCAGTCAGAGACAAAAAGGCGCTTTCAGATAAAATATGCTGGATGATAGAACATCCGCAGGATGCTCAGAGGATGGGGCAGGAAGCTAGGAAGATATCTGAAAAAGCAAGTCTTGATGCAGTATATGAGCAGTGGAGAATTTATCTTGATAAGGTTATAAAAAGCGGGAAAAGACAATAA
- a CDS encoding glycosyltransferase, with the protein MKKLMLITPMLHQGGFERVCVTTARLMQKYYDVTVLIFSDKDINYDVTGLNIVNINLPARKGKYAKAINLIKRVIKVRQLKKELGIDICYSFGSSANYVNSLSKGKEKVFTGLRCSTDMESPKQVKLFCSKADQVLSCSREIMRQLSTEYNYDKSSYIYNPLDVAAINIQAKEKIDDLPFGLTQNREDIIESKKRAKAKADKASAKKADSDNPYEKDNNNGSHHIEWDVSSDAPLKIKRDVNKDNKQEEEEDKRIRLIVSVGRQDYIKGFWHLVKAFSIVAKDNDNARLMILGTGDWTPYYKLTEDLGIKDKVAFMGIKKNPFPYVAASDLYVLSSNHEGFPNALLEAMALGKPCVAADCKTGPREIVLSEDEYNDLLKIRPDGSSTDKAIEGEYGILVPDMNENEDFDSKVITVGEKALAREINKMISDDDKLERFGIKARERADCYQPEKYSAELNSILEKL; encoded by the coding sequence ATGAAGAAACTAATGTTGATCACCCCTATGCTTCACCAAGGCGGATTTGAACGCGTATGCGTGACAACCGCAAGACTTATGCAGAAATATTATGATGTTACAGTTCTTATCTTCTCAGATAAGGATATCAATTATGATGTCACAGGTCTTAATATAGTAAATATCAATCTTCCTGCAAGAAAAGGAAAGTATGCCAAGGCTATAAACCTTATAAAGAGAGTTATCAAGGTAAGACAGCTCAAAAAAGAACTTGGTATAGATATCTGTTATAGTTTTGGCTCTTCAGCCAACTATGTTAATTCCCTTTCCAAGGGCAAAGAGAAGGTGTTTACAGGACTTCGCTGCTCTACAGATATGGAATCTCCCAAGCAGGTCAAGCTCTTTTGCAGTAAGGCTGATCAGGTTCTGTCCTGTTCCAGAGAGATAATGAGACAGCTCAGCACAGAGTATAACTATGACAAGAGTAGCTATATCTATAACCCTCTTGATGTTGCTGCCATTAATATCCAGGCCAAGGAGAAGATTGATGATCTTCCCTTCGGACTTACACAGAATAGAGAAGATATCATAGAGAGCAAGAAGAGAGCAAAGGCTAAAGCAGATAAGGCATCTGCTAAGAAGGCTGACTCTGATAATCCCTATGAAAAGGATAATAATAACGGAAGCCACCATATAGAGTGGGATGTATCATCTGATGCTCCTTTAAAGATAAAGAGAGATGTAAATAAAGATAATAAGCAGGAAGAGGAAGAAGACAAGAGGATCAGACTTATCGTATCCGTAGGAAGACAGGATTATATCAAGGGATTCTGGCATCTTGTTAAAGCTTTTTCTATAGTAGCTAAAGACAATGACAATGCGCGTCTCATGATCCTTGGAACCGGCGACTGGACACCTTATTATAAGCTGACAGAGGATCTTGGTATTAAGGATAAAGTTGCATTTATGGGAATCAAGAAGAATCCTTTCCCATATGTTGCAGCATCAGACCTCTACGTACTCTCATCAAACCATGAAGGCTTCCCTAACGCTCTTCTTGAAGCCATGGCACTTGGTAAGCCCTGCGTAGCAGCTGACTGTAAGACAGGACCTAGAGAGATCGTATTATCAGAAGATGAGTACAATGATCTTCTTAAGATAAGACCGGATGGAAGCTCTACAGACAAGGCTATCGAAGGTGAGTACGGAATACTGGTACCTGATATGAATGAAAATGAGGACTTTGATTCCAAAGTTATCACTGTTGGTGAGAAAGCACTTGCCCGTGAGATCAACAAGATGATATCTGATGATGATAAGCTTGAAAGATTTGGGATAAAAGCAAGAGAACGTGCTGACTGCTATCAGCCTGAGAAGTATAGTGCAGAGCTTAATTCTATTTTAGAGAAGCTCTAA
- a CDS encoding glycosyltransferase family 1 protein, which yields MPQDFDINSIPERKEKPIRVLHVFGRLGLGGAESRIMDLYRNIDKSQVQFDFLVHSDAQLPKGVKYSSTELMKVRKPEYFDEEIKRLGGNIYVVPRLNSKNMLLYKGYIESFFKANKGKWAVVQGHMTSTAAIYLPIAKKYGAGITASHVRSGGTDPGLKGKLTEFLRRPFKKEGVCDYYLSCTEAAARHVYGDELVDAGKVRIIPNAINVDKFAYSEDIRNKIRNELGISNAIVIGHVGRFHYAKNHEFLIRVFAQMVQLIREDDKGRYTLIYGLPLRLMLLGEGPLMEDTRKLVHELGMDNRVLFLGNKSNVSDYYQAMDYFCFPSRYEGLPGTVVEAQAAGLQCLVSDSITTEVDITRLVSRMSIELDPRQWAMKVLDDLVPRMDVYAHEVPDERFDNAFDRIYDKDQGFGRISDGMGKVLVDLPEDHPYDRAHTSGYLADAIIKAGFDAKTQAVMMTYFYRHGSFRDDATRNLREVP from the coding sequence ATGCCGCAGGATTTTGATATAAACAGCATACCGGAAAGAAAAGAAAAGCCTATCAGGGTCCTGCATGTGTTCGGGCGTCTGGGCCTCGGCGGTGCAGAAAGCCGCATTATGGATCTTTACAGGAACATTGATAAAAGTCAGGTTCAGTTTGACTTTTTGGTACACTCAGATGCACAGCTTCCAAAAGGAGTTAAGTATTCATCAACAGAACTTATGAAGGTCAGAAAGCCGGAGTACTTTGATGAAGAGATAAAAAGGCTTGGAGGCAATATCTACGTGGTACCAAGACTTAACTCCAAGAACATGCTCTTATATAAGGGTTATATAGAAAGCTTTTTTAAAGCCAATAAAGGCAAGTGGGCTGTAGTACAGGGACATATGACAAGTACTGCCGCCATATACCTTCCTATAGCCAAGAAGTACGGCGCAGGTATCACAGCTTCTCACGTTAGAAGCGGCGGAACAGACCCGGGACTTAAAGGAAAGCTTACTGAGTTTTTAAGGCGCCCTTTTAAGAAAGAAGGAGTCTGCGACTATTACCTCTCATGTACAGAGGCTGCAGCAAGGCATGTCTATGGCGATGAGCTGGTAGATGCAGGCAAAGTCAGAATCATACCTAATGCAATAAATGTTGATAAGTTTGCGTATAGTGAAGATATAAGGAACAAAATAAGAAATGAACTAGGGATATCCAATGCCATAGTCATAGGCCATGTGGGAAGATTTCATTATGCCAAGAATCATGAATTTCTTATTAGAGTCTTTGCCCAGATGGTTCAGCTTATAAGAGAGGATGACAAGGGCAGATATACACTCATTTATGGACTACCACTTCGCCTTATGCTCCTTGGAGAAGGGCCACTCATGGAGGATACCCGAAAGCTTGTTCATGAACTTGGAATGGACAACAGAGTTCTTTTTCTAGGGAATAAATCCAATGTAAGTGACTACTATCAGGCTATGGATTACTTCTGCTTCCCTTCACGCTATGAAGGACTTCCGGGTACTGTTGTGGAAGCGCAGGCAGCAGGCCTTCAGTGCCTTGTATCGGATTCCATAACTACTGAAGTTGATATTACAAGGCTTGTAAGTCGTATGTCCATAGAGCTTGATCCAAGGCAGTGGGCGATGAAAGTCTTAGACGACCTCGTTCCAAGGATGGATGTATATGCTCACGAAGTTCCGGATGAGCGATTTGATAATGCCTTTGACAGAATATATGATAAAGATCAGGGATTTGGAAGAATCTCTGATGGAATGGGGAAAGTGCTTGTAGACCTTCCTGAGGATCACCCTTATGACAGGGCTCATACTTCCGGCTATCTGGCAGATGCTATTATTAAAGCCGGATTTGATGCAAAGACTCAGGCAGTGATGATGACTTACTTCTACAGACATGGTTCATTTAGGGATGATGCCACTAGAAACTTAAGAGAAGTACCGTAA
- a CDS encoding DUF6020 family protein, which yields MSDELKMSNTSKTSNNLMVIFLLQAFISIWAIESLVNVGAQNIVGLVLVAALYLLYKKENDISKGYNRKMSFVISAFFSFLYTFYNCNELRSQYDNRLFQVIVLLVVFTGLLFLFYHAVNAVFTWYLLGRAHEVVFKCKECSNTSDEAMSEQKGYKSIILVLKHIFTKRVFLCSFIICLIFWLPGYLYEYPGIITPDSINQIEQTLGLVPLSNHHPIAHTLLIGLCLRPVYAVTGNINTAIGFYTLVQMILMALIVAYSINTLRLTGLRLRWVYLALLFYTIIPFQWVYMVTMWKDVLFAGFVMLFAASFIRLVGSSAPRCDLIIHFIACVGTALYRNNGLYAFFLMIPFMCIWGLKALRKRKNMLITWGLALITIIVIRYPVMSLCSVVQPDFVESLSIPIQLFCRVLVEDKDLGAEDTQMVDKIIDTTYIHELYAYDFADNMKELFKAGHPDYLQEHIWEYAGLWIRTGLKYPSLYIDEYKNMTYGYWYPDNPKGENYYVVAENDGVCDNALGIQRRWLIYGLPANLWLKTREIGIKLADMIPGYGMLYCMGSTFFILCIAIGIILSKEKRGIVMPLLLVFLGVCTVLIATPVAADFRYTYFMTMMIPFIITLPAVDIISSRKL from the coding sequence ATGAGTGATGAGTTAAAGATGAGTAATACATCCAAAACGAGTAATAATTTAATGGTTATATTCTTATTACAAGCATTTATTTCAATATGGGCTATTGAAAGTCTTGTAAATGTAGGTGCCCAGAATATAGTAGGGCTGGTACTTGTTGCAGCTCTATATCTGCTATATAAAAAGGAGAATGATATTTCGAAAGGCTATAACAGGAAAATGTCTTTTGTTATATCAGCATTCTTTAGCTTTTTATACACTTTCTATAACTGTAATGAACTTAGATCCCAGTACGATAACAGGCTATTTCAGGTTATCGTACTGCTTGTCGTATTTACAGGATTATTATTTCTTTTTTATCATGCAGTGAATGCAGTATTTACGTGGTATCTCTTAGGTAGAGCCCATGAAGTAGTATTTAAATGCAAGGAATGTTCCAATACTTCAGATGAGGCTATGTCTGAGCAAAAGGGCTATAAAAGTATCATTTTGGTGTTAAAACATATTTTTACAAAAAGAGTTTTTCTGTGCTCATTCATCATATGCCTTATCTTCTGGCTTCCCGGATATCTCTATGAATACCCGGGTATTATAACTCCTGACAGTATCAATCAGATAGAGCAGACACTAGGCCTAGTGCCGCTGTCCAATCATCATCCCATCGCGCATACGCTTCTTATAGGTCTATGCCTTAGGCCGGTGTATGCTGTTACAGGCAATATCAATACTGCAATAGGCTTCTATACACTTGTTCAGATGATACTTATGGCACTTATTGTGGCATATAGTATCAATACCTTAAGGCTTACAGGATTAAGACTTAGATGGGTATATCTTGCTCTTTTGTTCTATACAATAATCCCTTTTCAGTGGGTATACATGGTCACTATGTGGAAAGATGTTCTGTTTGCAGGATTTGTAATGCTCTTTGCCGCAAGTTTTATAAGGCTTGTGGGTAGTAGCGCTCCGCGATGTGATCTTATCATCCATTTCATTGCATGTGTAGGAACTGCTCTATACAGAAATAATGGTTTATATGCTTTCTTTTTGATGATTCCTTTTATGTGCATCTGGGGACTTAAAGCTTTGAGAAAGAGAAAAAACATGCTTATTACCTGGGGGCTGGCTCTTATAACTATCATTGTCATAAGATATCCAGTAATGAGCTTATGCTCAGTTGTGCAGCCTGATTTTGTCGAATCTCTGTCTATACCGATACAGCTCTTTTGCCGGGTGCTTGTAGAAGATAAGGATCTTGGAGCAGAAGATACGCAGATGGTTGATAAGATAATAGATACCACCTACATACATGAGCTCTATGCATATGATTTTGCAGACAACATGAAGGAACTCTTTAAGGCAGGACATCCTGATTACCTTCAGGAGCATATATGGGAATACGCCGGGCTTTGGATCAGGACAGGCCTTAAATATCCAAGCCTTTATATAGATGAATATAAAAATATGACCTATGGCTATTGGTATCCGGATAATCCTAAAGGAGAAAATTATTACGTAGTAGCAGAAAATGACGGAGTATGCGATAACGCACTTGGTATACAGCGTAGGTGGCTCATTTACGGACTTCCTGCTAATCTGTGGCTTAAGACAAGAGAGATAGGCATTAAACTTGCAGATATGATACCGGGATATGGAATGCTTTATTGCATGGGATCTACATTTTTTATTTTATGTATTGCAATCGGTATTATTTTATCAAAAGAGAAAAGAGGCATAGTTATGCCCCTTCTCCTAGTTTTTTTGGGTGTATGTACCGTGCTTATAGCAACACCTGTTGCTGCGGATTTTAGATATACATATTTTATGACAATGATGATACCTTTTATTATCACTTTACCGGCAGTTGATATAATCAGTTCCAGAAAGCTATAA